The Rhododendron vialii isolate Sample 1 chromosome 1a, ASM3025357v1 region CATAAAATACCCAAAACTAGCAAACTAACAAGTCCTGTATTAATAGAGAGGCGGAGAGAGTGAAACagagaagtggagagagaaacagCCAGGGAGCTTTACCCTCTCCCCAAGGCCACTGCAGAGGTGGTGGTGCCCCCAAAATTTGTGGTTGCAAGTGAGGCAGGCAcccgaaccaaaccaaattgcTCTCTCTGGCTGCACATCCCACCAACCCTTCTGGTCAAATTAGGAGTAttaaccgagagagagagagagagagagagagagagagagagagagctcccATCCACTTTTTGGTCAAATTCGTATTCTCAACCCTTTGGACTCCTCCTGCCAAATCCAAATGCTTTTCAGGTACAAATACTGGCCCAATCTGCCGCAACAACAAAGATTAAAGACTTGTGCGATTCAAATTTTTAATGATATTGGTTCAGAAATTTTAAACTAAGCATTCATTTAGTAACAGGTAAAAACACtgtaaaagtttaaaaaatttatagacgaaaaaataaacaaaaagtcTAGAGTCACCACACAGGCGCACACCTCACAAAATTTTTGCAATTTCAACCCTACGTATTTAGAAAAACGTATCTACCGATATcagttagagctgattttttataggggcCTCATCTTGTCCGTTCATCCCAGAGAAGCTTTTGTAACCTTATCAGTTGGACTTCAGAGAAGCTTCTGTAACCTCATCTCGTTCGTTCATTCCAGCAATCAATGATTCAGATTTCAAAAAGACTTTGCGACAAGAAACTATTCTTTTCACGGAAAGCCTCTGAACAAAATCTAATCTAaataatacttcctccgtccggATATAATggtcattttttggagttcgtgccatttttcaatcgattatatcttccaatttataatgctttacgtgatttcgaaaacattgtattatagaactaatcgaaatctatcaaacaagatccatattcaatatgaaattcactacggattcaaagatataattCATTTTTTAGCCGTTTAGAATAAAATTAAGAACAATTAAATTCCAACGgaaaaagtagtaaaaatatttatgaacaaaatttaaatagtaaaaatacttttaaacgGACGTGATCATCTGAACGGCTCCCAGCTGTCCAAACAGACGGCAGATAAAACCATTTCCTTGCGGGTAGTATGCACAACTCATCATTTCCTTATCCGACGAAACGGGTCAATCAATTTCTCCAATTGGAGAAAAACAGGACGTCATTTTTCCGCATCTCGTTTTCCATTTTGACGATTCGGTCCGTCAATTTATTGATCCATATCTGCACTACCGCACAATTTATGTCAGTTTGGTTAAAACTTAAATACTCTTTAAGtccatatttttcttctttttaacaACTAAGTACGTTATTAATTTACTACTGTATAGGAGTATATTTATGACAATAGAATCAGATTAAGGCTAAGTTCcgttaagaatttttttaaaattttcttattttgtctttatttaattttttttttctgatcatgCTCTCGCCGGTGAAGTCCTACATATTTCATCCAGTTGTTTTTACGAATtcttattataataaaaaatctatttttacaaCTCACAATTCAGGTTAGTTATATAAATAATTGACcgaaaatgatataggtaccgatggtttccgtagggaaaccgtaccgaagGCCGCCCCGGGCCGTCTTCGGTCACCAGACAgtcgatctgagccgtccaaaaattctaaaaaaaaaaccgagggggcttaagcgagaatcaatggcatccgatatgtgtagggtgcttgatctaaacaccttatatatacacgaaaaataaagtgtttagatcaaacaccctacacattagatgccgttgattcttacGTAGGTcctctcagtttttttttaaagaatttttggacggctcggatcggccgtccgatggccggagacggcctagCGCGGCCGTCGATACTCATAGCAGTACTCATAATTGACTCTCGAGCTCGTTACGTCGGGAAATGCCCACAAGGCCGCGGTGTCCAAATATTTCAGTTTCTTGGAGTCATTGGAGAATTTACCCGATTCTTAACTTTAGATTTCAAAATTGGTCAAGTTGTACGTAAATTGACCTAGaaattctgttaaaaaaaaattgcccacaAAGTTTGTAATTTTTCCCAGTAATCGGAGACGAGAGGAACGTGAGCCAAAGGAAGTTTTATACACAAATATATAAGTACCCACCTAATAATTCCCCTAAATAATAATAGAACCTTTCTTATCcctccctgcctttccttcttcactctcactctctcgccctctctccCCTCAATCAAAAGGTTTTGCACGCAATATTAAAAACCctactccctctccctctctctcttctctctctctctctctcatcaccatGGATTCAAGCGAAGCAACGAAGACTGTATTCTCCAGAATCCAAACCTTAGATCCCGAAAACGCCTCAAAAATCATGGGCTTCATCTTCATACAAGACCCCGGAGAGAAAGAAATGATCCGCTTGGCCTGCGGACCCGAAACCCTCCTGCTCTCCCTCATAAACCAAGCCAAGTCCCACCTGGGGCTTTCGTCGAACATCTCGTCCGCGCCCCCGACCCGCCCCCGAATCATCATCCCGAACAACAATGGCTTCCACATAAacccttcctcttcttcctcgcCTTCCCCTTCCTCCCCTTGGTCCGTCTCCGGATTCAACAGCCCCAGCCCTAGACCCTCCCCTTCTTCTTCCCTCTCCTACGCCGCCGTCGTCAATGGATCAACTACGAATAACCCGTTGCCGATTAGttcctcactctctctccccgtgCTATACAACCACGACCAACAACAGAACCTCTCGTTCCTCGACGACGCCGCGTCGAAGAGCCTCGACTTTATGGACCCCGTGATGAGCCCCAGCGGGCGCAGCGACTCAATGCTGTTACCGTACGGTACTAACAACAACAATGCCCCGCACGGGCATTTTCATAGGAGGAGTTATTCTGTGAATGATGAGTTTCTGAGCGGTGGGTTTGAAGAGGGAGGGGGTGGGCTGGTGGGGGGTGGGTGGAGGCCGTGTATGTACTTTGCTCGAGGGTTTTGTAAGAACGGGGACAGTTGCAAGTTTTTGCACGGTGGATTTGGTGGTGAGTTTATTAACGATGCTGCTCccattggtggtggtgggtctTGTTCGCCCGGGAAGATTGATGGGTTTGATGAGTTGCTGAGGATGAAGGCGATTCAGCAGCAGAGGTACGCTGCTGCGGCTTCTCAGCTCAtggccggtggtggtggtgctttCCCGTATAAAGGCATGAACTTTGACTCTCCAAGGTATACCTTTTTGATTCAGTGTTTGTGTTTGGAGTCCATTTTTCGCTGCTTTTGAGTAGTTTTGGTTCTGTTTTTTACGCTACTGAAAGGGGAAGTTACCTATTTACCCTCTAATTATTTTATTATGGAGTACATTTTCACAGATTTTGAGAGAGGAACGATTTTTGATTCAGGAGTGCATTTTCCACTGTTTTTGAGTAGTTTTGGTTCTGGGTTTTTTGCTAATGAAAGGGGAAGATACCGGGCTTTGCTAGGGCTTTAATTGTGATCCCGCAAGTGggtggtgggattggtccccaagattagtcgagggGAAATTACCTATTTTTGCTCTAGTTGTTTTATTATGGAGTACATTTTCACTGGTTTTGAGcgtgttttggttttgttttatttttttgatattgttCCTTTTTGGATGGTGTTCTTGGCGTTGTCTTGAATATTTATGTATCTATGTAAGTAAAGATGACATGGACTAAAGGGGACCAACGAAATTGTAGGCCAAAACTTTGTGTAGATGTTGAAATGTTGGGTTTTTGATTGATTATTGTGGTTTTCTTTACGGCATTATGCTGCATTGTAGATCTGCGGCAGCGGCATTGATGATTGGGGAAGAATTTCACAAGTTCGGGCGATGCCGGCCTGAAAGAAACGATTTTTTGGCAATGGGTTTCGGAGGAAATGGAAACTCTAGCTCTAGACAGATTTACTTAACGTTTCCAGCGGATAGTACGTTTAAGGAAGAAGATGTCTCGAATTACTTTAGGTAATTGATTGTTTTGTTGCTCGACAATCTCTTAAAAGAGTTGAGAATGAAATTTTGAGTAATTTGCTAaggatgtttttgttttgttgatttgaaaaatttgaagcaaGTTTGGACCAGTTCAGGATGTAAGGATTCCATACCAGCAGAAGCGTATGTTTGGGTTTGTCACGTTCGTTTACCCGGAGACTGTGAAGATGATTTTGGCCAAAGGGAACCCTCATTTTGTTTGTGATTCTCGCGTGCTTGTTAAGCCTTACAAGGAGA contains the following coding sequences:
- the LOC131335128 gene encoding zinc finger CCCH domain-containing protein 55-like isoform X1 — protein: MDSSEATKTVFSRIQTLDPENASKIMGFIFIQDPGEKEMIRLACGPETLLLSLINQAKSHLGLSSNISSAPPTRPRIIIPNNNGFHINPSSSSSPSPSSPWSVSGFNSPSPRPSPSSSLSYAAVVNGSTTNNPLPISSSLSLPVLYNHDQQQNLSFLDDAASKSLDFMDPVMSPSGRSDSMLLPYGTNNNNAPHGHFHRRSYSVNDEFLSGGFEEGGGGLVGGGWRPCMYFARGFCKNGDSCKFLHGGFGGEFINDAAPIGGGGSCSPGKIDGFDELLRMKAIQQQRYAAAASQLMAGGGGAFPYKGMNFDSPRSAAAALMIGEEFHKFGRCRPERNDFLAMGFGGNGNSSSRQIYLTFPADSTFKEEDVSNYFSKFGPVQDVRIPYQQKRMFGFVTFVYPETVKMILAKGNPHFVCDSRVLVKPYKEKGKVPERKHQQYPLDRGEFSSCLSPPGLDSGEQPFDHIGATMLYNTKEMILRRKMEEQAELQQAIELQGRRLMHLQLMDLRNHHHNLSHQLQPNMASGIPIPSPPQSRLDINQSLVLRSDGVNQDVSEVAEKNSSPAAANSLTVATDHQQEVKEACDDVNGLESSDSNGLDNDDFHESLEHILPDNLFASPTKSAGDHSSIFSTGLPDADDNSSVITTTTTSSNTIPMLPSTSTLTMASLKSCYFQMPRSH
- the LOC131335128 gene encoding zinc finger CCCH domain-containing protein 22-like isoform X2, which gives rise to MDSSEATKTVFSRIQTLDPENASKIMGFIFIQDPGEKEMIRLACGPETLLLSLINQAKSHLGLSSNISSAPPTRPRIIIPNNNGFHINPSSSSSPSPSSPWSVSGFNSPSPRPSPSSSLSYAAVVNGSTTNNPLPISSSLSLPVLYNHDQQQNLSFLDDAASKSLDFMDPVMSPSGRSDSMLLPYGTNNNNAPHGHFHRRSYSVNDEFLSGGFEEGGGGLVGGGWRPCMYFARGFCKNGDSCKFLHGGFGGEFINDAAPIGGGGSCSPGKIDGFDELLRMKAIQQQRYAAAASQLMAGGGGAFPYKGMNFDSPRSAAAALMIGEEFHKFGRCRPERNDFLAMGFGGNGNSSSRQIYLTFPADSTFKEEDVSNYFSKFGPVQDVRIPYQQKRMFGFVTFVYPETVKMILAKGNPHFVCDSRVLVKPYKEKGKVPERKHQQYPLDRGEFSSCLSPPGLDSGEQPFDHIGATMLYNTKEMILRRKMEEQAELQQAIELQGRRLMHLQLMDLRNHHHNLSHQLQPNMASGIPIPSPPQSRLDINQSLVLRSDGVNQDVSEVAEKNSSPAAANSLTVATDHQQEVKEACDDVNGLESSDSNGLDNDDFHESLEHILPDNLFASPTKSAGDHSSIFSTGLPDADDNSSVITTTTTSSNTIPMLPSTSTLTMASLKSCYFQMPSH